DNA from Trichomycterus rosablanca isolate fTriRos1 chromosome 23, fTriRos1.hap1, whole genome shotgun sequence:
GACTGTCGGGttaaaatccaggctctgctacgccgccctgttgggcccctgagcaaggcccttaaccctgtctgctccaggggcgccgaacaatggctgaccctgcgctctgaccacggcttccaaacaagctgtgatatgcAGAACAagcattttgttgtactgtatactATATGTAATAACTACTAATTTACTTCTATTTTCCTACTTCTAGATTAAATCTCTATTTAAtctctattttcttttttaacatatattttaaaatttctATACTTCAGtatatatttttacttcattacttATGTGGCCGAGCAGTTACCAAAGCATTCGAGACAAAATCttgacatttttaaagcagCACAGCTGTTCTATAGCAACCAtatggaaacacacacacacttacattttaGGTTAAATTTAGTTCAAATAATCCATCCTACCTGACAAAAAGAGGAAAAGCGAACATGAAGCGAGCAGCAGGGCTAGAACCGACCTCATGATTGCATTTCTGTGTGGTTTTGTTGCTTTGCTCTGTTGGTACTGGGATCGTGTGGATCTCTGTTGGAGTGACTCGGACAGGTGGCCGAGTAAATCCGGCGAGAATAAATAGACACAGGATCTCTAACTCACCCCCGCTCAGCTGTAGCGAGGTGTCGGCGGTGGGGTCTCTAGCAACctagttaaaaaaaattaaaaaaaacatacagtatacagcaaTAATCTGTATTGATTTAAAATTCTGGGTTGTTCTTGGGACAGGGTTTTGTTTACCACCGTGGTTCGTTACCGTCCCTATAgtttgagaactgaggacaccaGTTGTTGTACATGCAGTGGAAATGTTACCATTCTTGCCGGAGTCCCGGTTGTCACATGTTGCATTTTTAAACTGCCAACATGTTGTATTTGACATATTTAGATTTTATGAATCTTTCAACAAtatcatgcactgtagatgTCGAGAAATGTTGAGCTGTACTTTGAATCTTTGGTTAAAGCTCCATTTATACCCAATCACAATAGCTTTACCTAATGACATGTTTGATCATTCCAAAGTCTTACACTGTCCCGTCccaatgttttaaaatttattgCAGGAATCATGGTATGAATTTGTAAGTTtacataataaatgaaataaaattgtaaTAGGTCACTCAAACATGTTGAAATAGTAAACACCTGACCTGGACATTCCAAAACTATGGTCATTATTAGTCTTTGGggttataacagcctccactcttctcgTACTCCCCCACCCCCCcgttttctcccctaatctagtcgtgtccaatttccctgattgcgtcctctatactgattcaacccttcaccgctgactgaggatgcctctaaactgacatacgccccctccggcacgtacagtcagtacaggctgcatttttcacctgcacgagtcgagttcatacaccgatgggcactgtgtacagagggccacactcccatcagcattattcctcaggcgccatcagtcagccagcaggggccgcagttgcaccagttatgaggacctatgatccgactttttaccctctaaccctgaacaacagccaatcgttgttcatgctgccacccagcccagtcggaaggcagagctgagattcgatacgatgtattcgaaaccccaactctggtgtgctagcgtactttacctctgcgccacctgagcggctactcTTCTTGTACTCATTTAATGTGAATGGAATTActctgttttatcactgctttatcaaATTCAAGGttatggtgggtctgattcactgggtaaaagataggaaacaccctggacaggtcaccagcccAACACAtggcaaaaacacacacacactcacactcaggaTAATCTGAGTACctacaattaacctggctgcatgaaTTTGGGcttttggaggaaacccacacagacatggagagaacaagtaaacttcacacagatagaacccggaccgctccatctgggaatcaaacccaggaccttcttgatctaaggttacagtgctacccactgagccgcagTGCTTACAGTGATTAGCCAGAAAGCTACACCTTGTGTAATGCGTAACGTTTAACGGGCGACAACCACAAATGATTCTGATccagttgttgatgcagatcctgTCGCGGTTGAAGAAGCTCCTACCAGTCATACAAACTCTGCAAGCATTAGCAGTAAAGAAAGACTACATcgaccaaaatcagaaaataccaagattCACACCTTCATTACAGGTTTATTGAACTTCCGTTGAGCGTAGGTGCACCTCGGCCACAAACTGATGAGGCATCTCCAGACAAAAAGTCAACAACGCGATAAAAAGCCtagcttgtttttttaatgacaaGCTAAGGTGTTGACCACAACACTGGGATGGAAGAAACTAGCTATCTGTTGTAGGCGCATGTAAAACTATGTAGCAAAACTTTTGTGTAGAAACAATACCTTTTGTCAATATCAAAACCTGTCTAAAGGGGGGTCCTAGGAAAAACACGTTGAGAACCACTGTGCTACATTGATGTCCCTTACaattgtatgtaaacttctgggTTTAATCTGTGTTCAAGAGAAAAAGTGACCTTGTCTACGGTCACTGCGACATTACAACCACTTAGccgaaatgtaaataaaatactttaCATTTATTGCTGTCTCTGCAATTTAGCAGAGAACCAGAAGATGGCGGTGCAGTATTGCATTTTGTGAGAAGATGGCAAATGGCGGGAAACGCATTTGCTGTCCTTTGTATGCTTCTATTGTAAGCCTTTGACTTGAACTATCTGTATGGACTCCAAAGGGGTTACATTTTAGGGAAATTAAACCCCCAGTGCTGAATTGATGCCCAATTATTAATGTAATCCTAGTGTTCacttgttgtgtgtgtttgttttgctaATTTTGTATGCATCGTGTTAGCATTTAGCTCAGTAAAAGGTcaatattgttttaaaattagCTTTGTTATTAGTAATACAATGTTTATTAGATGTAGTTTGACTAATAAAGTATCGTTGTTGTTCTTAATGTTGCGTTTATGATCGTTGGATGAGCGGGTAAGTAGGTTGCCAGGTAGGTTGCTAGTAAAAATGGCAAAAACCGGCTCCCAGGTATTAAtctgtatataatttatatataaaggaATTAATTACAAAGGGAATTAACCCTTGAGGAACCTTTTAACCACTCATAGGTGCTTATAGATGCTACACAGGGGTTTTGATTGTCCAGTTATTGCTAATGTAATCCACCCCCCACCCCTCGCCTTTAAACCCCCGGATGAATGACTTCACTTTTCCGCCCGGGTGTTCCTGGGCTTCGGGATCTCCCTTCATTTTCCACTAGAGCTGAGCTGAGCTCacatcactctctctctctctttcgctgtcgctctctctctctcccgctCTCGCTCGCGCTCCCTCTCTCAGTGACCATAACAGCTCATTCTGCCTGAACAGACTGCAGGAGTTTACGCGGGAACAAAGCCGGATCAGTCCCTCACCTGTATCTCATCGTTTCGCGCCCGTCGTCGCACATCAGGAGCACCGTCTCTCTTCGACATGTCCGAGGTCCTGCCATACAGCGAGGGAAAGATGAACGGCTACGGCGGGGACGACGAGGTCAGCCAGATGTCATTCAGCTGTCGGCTGCAGGACACGAACTCGTTTTTCGGGGGGTCTCAGTCGAAAAGGCCACCGAAACTCGGGCAGATCGGAAGAGCAAAACACGGTGAGTGCGTCACACGGTACAGACAAATACAATTCTGCAGGGTTCAAATCGAAATCCTCGATCTGTACTTGTACAAAACAATGTTTAATATTTGGTGCAAGGAAGATGCACAAAACCTTTAAGCTGGTGAAAAGCTGCAGGAGGTTTCGATCTGGTGAAAACAATTGAcaactttttcttttaaatattttgtgcaGAAACTGATAAAGAATATTTGGAaccattaaaaatgtttatctCTAGAAAGCATTTTTATATCTATTAAAATGATGCAACAacctttattatttctattgtaaaacatgtaaaaaattaTTCAATTTGGtgaaaaatgtgcaaaaaactTTCATATTCAAAGTATTCGAACAACAACTCCTTGAGCATTAGATCTCGTTTATTAAATtgtgtattaataaaaaaaagcattattaggcgtattaaaaatgctgcctatgaatgcatgttttattataaatttattagaattttaaaaaggtttaCAGAGCAATAAATCATGAAGCAAAATGATATGAGGACGGAATGCATatttgatataaataaataaataaataatgttcaaTATAACAGTccaataaatgaaagattagAAGCCCCTGTAATctggtgtatataaatgtatatatacacatacaccacacacacacacacatatataaaataaaaaatatatattttaaataatataaaaaatagaaaatatgtatcaaatggaaaaaaattgaaaatatacataaaataaatatatataaaaaatagaaatatatatatatataatagaaaaaatattttaaatatattatatatatatatatatatatatatatatatacagtgtatcacaaaagtgagtacacccctcacatttctgcaaatattttattatatattttcatgggacaacactatagaaataaaacttggatataacttagagtagtcagtgtacaacttgtatagcagtgtagatttactgtcttctgaaaataactcaacacacagccattaatgtctaaatagctggcaacataagtgagtacaccccacagtgaacatgtccaaattgtgcccaaagtgtcaatattttgtgtgaccaccattattatccagcactgccttaaccctcctgggcatggaattcaccagagctgcacaggttgctactggaatcctcttccactcctccatgatgacatcacggagctggtggatgttagacaccttgtgctcctccaccttccacttgaggatgcgccacaggtgctcaattgggtttagtccatcacctttaccttcagcttcctcagcaaggcagttgtcatcttggaggttgtgtttggggtcgttatcctgttggaaaactgccatgaggcccagtttacgaagggaggggatcatgctctgtttcagaatgtcacagtacatgttggaattcatgtttccctcaatgaactgcagctccccagtgccagcaacactcatgcagcccaagaccatgatgctaccaccaccatgcttgactgtaggcaagatacagttgtcttggtacttctcaccagggcgccgccacacatgctggacaccatctgagccaaacaagtttatcttggtctcgtcagaccacagggcattccagtaatccatgttcttggactgcttgtcttcagcaa
Protein-coding regions in this window:
- the camk2n2 gene encoding calcium/calmodulin-dependent protein kinase II inhibitor 2, which produces MSEVLPYSEGKMNGYGGDDEVSQMSFSCRLQDTNSFFGGSQSKRPPKLGQIGRAKHVVIEDDRIDEVLKGMTDKPSPGV